Within Dermatophagoides farinae isolate YC_2012a chromosome 8, ASM2471394v1, whole genome shotgun sequence, the genomic segment CTGTTGACTGAGAATGTTGAGAAAATGAGTGCGACAACAATCAATCTGGTCATCGTTGAGTAGATGGGAATTTTTACATAGCAAACCATATCGACATTGACTTGTCGTAACGGTTTTCAATGTTTGCTGTGCCACACCatccaaatgaaatttgcAGCCTTTCCGTTTGGCCAATATTTCTCGCAATCGAGTAACATCTTCAGCAGAGAATAGTAACTCGAGATTTTGCTGTCCGAATCGCCTGACCAACCGTTCCAAATGATTAAATTCATGTTGGATTTTTGCATGACAATGTGCTTGACTTTGACAATGTCTTTTTCGGTCTTGAACCGTATCACGAAATGACCGTTGACAATAATCACAATAGTATTGTTTACCCATCAATCAACATAAATGTGTgcaaatataatcatcaatgtgtGGGTAACGCTTTGTGTGGATGTTACCCTATTATCA encodes:
- the LOC124496232 gene encoding uncharacterized protein LOC124496232 codes for the protein MGKQYYCDYCQRSFRDTVQDRKRHCQSQAHCHAKIQHEFNHLERLVRRFGQQNLELLFSAEDVTRLREILAKRKGCKFHLDGVAQQTLKTVTTSQCRYGLLCKNSHLLNDDQIDCCRTHFLNILSQQTTLNNLKACHHHRHCWTITMSKRQLRKELFLNIWLENRFNFNTDKRNDLIGQMLTK